A window of Magnolia sinica isolate HGM2019 chromosome 13, MsV1, whole genome shotgun sequence genomic DNA:
AGAAGGACCCACTGAATGGGACATATGAAAAGATCTCTCTGATCAGAGATCATCACCGTCCATAAGACGGTGAGCATGCAGCAACGGCTCAGATTTCATTTACTCTTTCATGCAAAAATGGAAGATCATACTTCtcgaaaatgaggctgatcttctcaatttgtgggccacacctgtacgcTGGGTCAGATCGTCGGTTGTGATTGATTCCAATTCTCAGTCAGATCAGATCCAGGAGTGGCCCACGCCTGTATCTGATCAGTTCTCTTAATGTTCGAGCAAGTATAGGTACCAgccatctggtgggcctcatcacatgatgGGCACTGCACTACAAGATATCATAGAAATCTGATTTATGGCCTGAAAAGGTACAATTACAACCAAAATGTTCCACACTTGAATGTGAGAAGATACGCTCAGTGGAACGGTTAGATTAGGATAATCCAATGGGTGAGATTTTTGGAGTTCTTCCAAGATGATCGACCACATCAACGGTTCGGATTTCCAATAGGATGGTCCCACACGTACATCTGGCCCATCAAATTGCAGATGTGACATTGATCATTCCATGCAACAGAATCAAACCCATTAAATTTCCTAATAACATGAAAACCGGCTCTTGTGCACGTGCCAAAATGCATAccgtgtgagatccaagccgttcttTAGGCAGGTCCCGTCGTGTATATTCCTGCTCCAATAATCAGGATGGTCCACTTGTGGAATGGATCGCATGCATATATTGAATGTAGACAGTGGCCATCATTTTCAACCATACATTTTTTTTGATACAATATGGGGCCCCACTTGATGACCAGGCCATCCTGATCTACCGTCCAAATAACATTCTGCCAAGGTTTCTTTCCTAACAGGAGAATCCTAACCTTTCACTTTTGTagcctacaaatagatggttaagaagaacTACACCATGGATCCAAATTCAGTGACAAAAAAAGTCAAGATTGATGGCCAGGATCTACCAATGCAGAAGTAATATGGGGCATCGTCCATCCACAATTGGTCCCaccagaccaacggtctggatcacagaaCCACGGCCCAGTTTTAGAAACTAAAATCCGGACCTTCAGTTACTGTGTGGATCATCATGTAAGTCCTCCACAACCAGACCCatcagatgaacggcttggatattgcacactACCTATTTGGCACGCCCACCTACGTGTGCGGGCACGTGTGGATTAGCAAACCTTTCCCACGGACAGACCGATTGCAACAATGCATGGTAATCTGTCAAGCCGGCATATATGACAACCGTACTCATGCACCACTCCACACCTGACTCGTACGCAcgtaaatccaaaccgttcaattaCCATGACCAAATATAGATgggacataaataaataaatggccaTCCATACCGTCCCACTAACAGGCCGGTTTtactcgtccattcattttgatttTTGAACGACCACCCATCTACAGTAAAACCGTACATTCGGACGGCTCAGATTGAGATACATCGATGGAAACCCGGAAtaacggattaggtgttaccccggTAAGACCTCAGTGTTGTTACCAttgacgtgtggggcccaccttgatggatttattgtatatctacgcagtccatctgttttttcaattcattttaggACGTTATTTAAAAACATTAcggagatccaaatctctggtggaccataccactggaaaaagtggcgAATGACTGTTAAAAGCTTCTTGTAGGTCACAATAGTTTAGAtccagctgatctttgtattttctattAATACATATCTTTTTTactttatcaacgggttggatggaaaatagaaattacatgTCTGCTTaagttgggccctaggaagtttttatttgtgggtattcaatcactgctgtttcttGAGATGTGATCCACCAAAGAGTtagatatgcctaatttttttAGTTTGTGTACTAAAATCgtctggaaaaacagatagacggtgtggatatacaaaaaaccatcaaggtgggccccaaggtaaggGTAGTGGGAGTACCCGGATaaacacctaatcctctccctgacctaaacccaaacccaaacccaaacccaaagggGTTAAAGCGTGCACAGCGCACACCAAGCGCACATTAAGAGGAAACATCAATCTAATATAAAAGGGCGGACTTGAAAAACACGCCAAAACccaatttaataaaatttccagAGAGGATTTCTACGTCGTTTATATTTCccatattttctattttctttcaaaattctCGTAATTTCAATAACAGAAAAAAcggagaaaacaaaagaaaattcctCGATCGGACGTTCGAAGACGCAAAATCCTGAAAAAGGTCAGTAAAATCTCTTCCAAATTTTTTCTATTATACGATGTAATTTTAGTTTTCAAAAGCTATTCAAATTTCATATATTCCCTGTGATTTTGTTTGGTAGTTCAAGGCTATTCATCTAaagtttattattatttcttttttacgtataataattttttttggatttttttgtgGGAttattacgtttttttttttcgtattttaatttttttttaatatgctaTTAATGGGAGTTGGATTGCATTTGGGTGTTTTAGGGTttcgttgatttttttttttccagattttttagggtttgatgattttttttgggAATATTTGTGGTTTTATTTGTTGGAAATTGGATAATCATGTTCTTAATGCTATGTAGAATGAATCTACTGTGAGTGAGTATATGATCTTGATTTTTcaagggttttgattttttttttttttttttgtctttttgagatttttattagatttatttttttgtctggatttttctatttttatagtcTTTTATTGAGAAATTTCTGGAGAAGAAACTATAGATTTGATATTTACTATATGAGGAAGAGGAAAGTTGGACGAGAATCGAACATGTTCGTAACAGTTggtgatctgagccgttcatctgGTTGGCCGTGACATGGATAAGCTGCGGCGGTTAATCTCTGCTATCGATGATATTGGTCTTTTGGAAGTGATCCTGCAAATTGGGTTGGTAGAAAAGATGATCCAAGCGGTCAAGCAGTGGACTGGAGAAGTCCATTAAAAGAATGGGTAGGATCGTTGAATCTGGGTGGCCGTTTTTATTCAGTGGGCCatataaggtgggacccacttgatgaatggtccggatcatcaGATTACTGCGACACATGTCTTATCTTGCACGGAACATTGATTAGTGGACTCCTTATTTGTCAATTTAGTTCCAGGGTTTGTTTCTAATGTGTACTGTTTGTAGaaatttctgatatatatatatatatatatatagctgataGAATCTTGATTTGTGGGTGATAATTGGatagaatttatttattattattatttttttcttggggGTAAGAGTTGGTAAAGGAATTTGTGTCAGATTCTTGATTTATTTGGTGTCGATTTTCTCTGTTTGAAGCATTCTCTATTTCATTTATACGGTAGTAGGATATATCTACTGTTTGTTTGGTATTTGATGCACTTTCTTAAtctgtaatttcttttatttcagtTTGGATTGTAGGCatttgatattacaaatcatgagATTCAGGAAGGGGAATAAAGTAGAGGTCTTTAACAGAAGGGATGTGCCTTCCGGGTCCTGGTGGTGTGCTGAGATTATATCGGGAAATGGGCATAACTACATTGTTAGGTATGACAGGTCACCAAGTGGTAGCAGTGATGGGACCCTGGAAAGAGTGTCTAGAAAGGCCATGCGGCCTTGCCCGCCACTTGTGAGTGGCCCGGAAATCTGGGTGTGCGGGGACGTTGTGGAGGTGTTTGACAATTACTCCTGGAAAATTGCTGAAGTCTTGAAGGTGGTCAGCAAAGGGCGGTACTACTTTGTTAGACTCCTTGGGTCTTCCCAAGAGTTCAAAGTGCTCAAATCCGATGTTAGGGTGCGGCAATCTTGGGTGGATAATCAATGGGTGGTAATCGGAAAGGTAATTTCATTACATTTTGTTTCGAATTTTTCATTACCTGTTCTCTTGTTCTTGTAAAGTTAGTTTTAAATGGTTTGAGCAAGTTAGTTCTAAATGGTTACtcttattcaaaaaaaaaaaaaaggtttgaatTTTTAATGTTGATTTAAACTCTTGTTAATAATGACATCATAGTATTAAAACATTTGAGAACCGGCTCAGTTGTTTGTTGACTGAGTCGGCTTGTTCATGATCTTTCCCAAGCAGCTGAGATCTCATAATTGCTTCCATGTTCTGttctagctttttttttttttttttttaaatttattttattttatttttattgattaGTACGGTAGTACACACACCCCACTGTTAGCTAAGTTGACCATCTACTATATTTACTATTTGGATACTTATAAAGCCAATAAAAGAAGCATTCCTTCTGAGTGTTGAGCCTTATTAGATTGACTGATCCTTTCTTATACACATGCAGGATTCTAGAAATTGTGAACATGGCAAAACTAATAATCAGTCTCCAGGAGCAGATTCTCAGAAGCAAAGCTGCCAAGTGTTGCTGCCAGATGTAAAGTGGAAAGCTCGTGTTGGAGATGACCATTTGCAGAATGAGAATAACATTGGTTCCCAGAAGAAGAGGTCAAATATTTGCTCGTCTCATGTTGAAGCACACGCAGGACCTCGCCAAAAAATAAGAGCAATTGGGAAAGAAGGCAGTTGTCAGAGATTGGTTCTAGAGCATCCATCCCCGTTTTTGGAGAAGGTAGATGCTGTTGCTTCCCCACGAACAATGTTGGGTGAAAAATACATGCATGCTTCCTTTAACAACAGAACGATTGGATTTTCTGAAATCTACATAGAGAGAGGAAAAACAACTGCTGATGACAGATGTTATACTCCAAGAAGCTTAGAATCTCATGATGCAGAGAATATTGCATGCTCTGTCGCTAGTTGTGGTAGTACTAATGTTCCTTATATATTACACCATCGTTTTATACCAGATCTTAGTGAAGATTCGGATAGTCATTCCGATGACGCCGAATCTTCTAGTGGGAGGGAGTGTGGAGGAAAATGCTCTTTTCACACAAGAGACAATTTCACAACAGAAATTCATGAGTTAGAGTTGCATGCCTACCGTTCAACTATGGAAGCATTATATGCTTCTGGGCCCTTAAGTTGGGAACAAGAAGCAATGATGACAAATCTCCGCCTTATGCTCCACATTTCAAACGATGAACATCTGTTGGAGCTAAGGAACTTAGTTTCTACTGAAACAGAACTTGCTATTAGATAGCTGGATTGCAACTACCAGGCTACCATATTTTTTAATCCCTTTTTCCAAGTAGAATCTTTTCCTTTGCTTTAATGTTCCCACTGCATTGTAAGAAGCAGAATGAATTGTTTTGTCTTGTAGCTTCTATTTTGGGTATTCAATCTGTGGGTTGTCTGAACAGTGAATTACTGTGGCTGAGAAACATCTGTATCATAAACTCTTCAAAAGAAATGAAGTATCTTGCCCTTAAAGGATTCCAGATGTCATCCTGATGTTATCGCTATTATCACTATTATTTTTTTCGGTCTCAGTTCTCTATGGGATTGTATGATTATTTAATCACTCCTATTAAAGACGTTGCCATGATGATGTATCAATTGTTCCTTTTAATCAAGGTGCAGCATAAGTTGATAATTTAATTGGTACATCCTGGATATAGAATCTCTAACCCTTTAGTTCTGCTTTTGAGGGCTTTGAATGTATTTGAACTGGACCTGCTTGGGCGGAGAGAATCCCAAATGTGGACATCGAAAAACCCTATGGAATCCTCAGTGAATGGAAGATTCTGTAATACAACAATAATTTCTATTGTTTGGTCTAGAGTGCAATTTTCCATGGAAACGTTAAACAGTCATCAGTTGAAGGGTCAAAGTCATCTCTCATAATCTTGGAAATCAACATTTAAGACTTCTTTTTGGGAGAAATTGATATCCATGTTTTTTGAGCAAAACCTTGGAAATGGAAATTGAATTCCACAGTTACTTTTTTATGCAAAAAGCCATAAACTCAATTGCCATGGAAATCGAATTCATCCTAGAGTATGCTGTTAATCTAAACACCTCAATTTATGCAGCTGTAATGTTTCAAGGTactattgttttttgttttttgttttaaagGGTAAAGGGAACTTTCTTGAAAAGGTGCTGAGTTGATGGAACAAACTGCAAGCAAAGCAAAAATTCTAAATTACAATCCTCAAAGGACTTTATACATGAAGCCTATTCCAAAACAAAAGATTTTGCCCTAACCCCAACCACTGCGTCCCTAAAGCATATCCCTGTAAAGGGAAAAAAGGGGAGTTGGCCCATTtctcaagaaaaaaaaggaaaaaaggaaaaaaggaatatAAAATCGTCTGATCTTTAAGAAATAGATACTTTGCTTCCATCGAAAATGTCTGCTCCAAGGAAGTTGGCCATTTATGATTTTCTTTTACTTTATTCACATAAGCTTCATCATAATGGCCAAATGCCTTGTTTTGTGCATACATTGGTAATGATGTGATTATTTTTCATCTACCTCCTTGCCAGAGTGGTTATTTGATTTGCAAAAGATGTGATTCTTTGCATAGAGTGCTTGCGGTTGGTCACAGATATTCACAGATAGCATTTaaaaatttcatgatatatgtATGTACGTTCATATGTACATAGAGGTAAGGTAGGCTCGAACTTGAGACCTCGATTTTGACACATGCCATGTCTACGATTGAGCTACAAGCTCAAACCCAAAAATTCATGTTATTTAGGATGTATTGTAGAGCCAATGGCTAATGGAATCATTTTGGTTCATTttattcttatcttttatctttatGTTCAGCTACTATGGAATTTACAACATTACTTGAATTAGTAATGTGCAACTCCTCCATGCTTTTTAGTTGTTTATAAATATGCTGCGCTGGATCCATTTCCAAATATTTTATTTCCTCCATACCATTTGGCTGTGCAAGGAATTATCATTTTGAGGATATTATTGATGCTTCCCCTGCATTTTCCAGGGCTGAAGTTGGAGGCTTTTACACCTTGCTTCCAAAGGCCTCAAGATGATGGTGGGGTTTGTCATTGTAAACCTTGTGGCAATATTTGCATCCAGTTCCCTGTGAATTGAAATTTTGACAATCAATAGCTGTTATTAATTCCTTAAACTCCTATTTCAGGCCAGTTGTGAGCCTGTGATGCATGTTGGGTTGAATACAGTGAAAACAGAACCTTGTCAAGGATCCTCTGTCGGCTTGATATGTAGATGCTTGAAAGGTTTTCTTTTTAAACCTTCTCCTCAGCGACTCCATATCTGCTCATTTCGTTACTCACTGGCATTTGTTTCAATCCCCATGCATTACAAAGTTCTCATCATTCCAGGCCAGTGTTGAGGCTTATACTCGATTTTACATTAGGAAATAATGTGATGGATCAGCGTTAGGGTTGCTGTTTTTGTCAATGCAACACTTCTCAGTGAAAGATCGGCTAGGCTTATCCATAGTATGAATCTTTGAAAGCTTAGAATGGACTAAATGGTTAGAGGACTTTCTCAGTGGATGGCAATTTTTAGGAGTACTGGGAGCAAATGTGGCTGAGAAATTGCAACTATGGCATATTATGAGTGGTGCTCAATTCCAAATTATAATCTCTCTTCTAGCTGTCAAATCAAATAATTGAAAACCTAACAGAGGCATTAGTGAGAATGTGTAGAAAAATGTTATGAATCTTCTCCATTATGAGAATTAGTGAGAatccttcacacacacacacacaaaaaaacaaacaaacaaaaaaaaagtgaGAATCTTCTCCATTGGTATGAATGGGCCAAATGGCAAATGTTTAGCTTTAACTatatccagtgttcgaaatatcggtatcacgttacgtattgcatccttgggaagttgggatacaaatacatatcggttatcgcacgtgATATGTCGTTTGTaccgggtaatttatcgcacattttgggaaacatggggaaaattgttgaatttttcaacgaaacttcagggattgttaaaaaagaccttaatacactcttttaaataatatctcaaaaaagatgtgacataataggtttcctttgtataggttcctaagctatgcgttgtctaactgaactaatgcaactatatttaaattgaatgtataacatttaagagtatatgtgatgatcatttcatcaaacacttctaaatacttcaaaattagtctcaatggATAGCGGGTGgaaggggattttttttttttaaattaatattttaataattttttaatattaattttttgttaaacaagatttttattttttgaaaattgacgaGGACATAACAAATCAATAGATTAGCCCTCATATATGCTTGATGTCATGTttagagtgcaacattgcaagcaatttgaaaGAAATTGAGGAAATTAAAAAACTTCCCTAATTTTCCTCAAATTAgatcacctacactcaaatttcgaaattagagtgtatgtgatgaccatttcatcaaatacttgtagatacttcgaaattagtctcaattgataaccggttgaaggaaaattttgaaaaatacatGGAGAACATAAAGAACCAAtggatgtcaaaatcaaagctttaactccatgatttttcatgcaaaacatgaagaaccaatgaatttataaccatttgacattgatttaacataatttcaacaaaaaaagggattAGAAATTGGaaatgctcaccgaatcgaacatgtgggatatatcggcactacctgtgcatttcgtatcgcacatgtgggatacaagatgtatcgtgggatatatcagccgatgtcgtcgatatttaaaacattgactaTATCATAGTTCATGGCAGAAACCCATCACCTCTCCAGAACATGGAATCCAATTTTTAACTCAAGTTAAATCATAGGCATGGCCACCCCATGATTGGCTGAGAGTTTAcaggtttgtgtttggatactcAACTTCTCCTGAAAACAACAATACATGATTATCATGAAAGTAAAATAGGGAGTGTTTATGTTGCAATAGAGTTTGATGGGAAGCAAAAAGAAGTTGAATTGCCTGTAGTTGCTCAAAGAACAAACACCAAAGAGGTTATAGTGCTACCAGCATCCCACACAATCAAATGGGTGAAGACCATCAATAGTAGACCTTGAGGAATAAAGAGCTAACAATTGTGCAAAGAAGGAAAATTTTGCTAACCCATCATTCAAAACGCAATAAAGATGTAAATAGAAATGTCAGAATAGCACAAAAGGAACAAGTAGTGCTTCAAGAATGACTAGGGAAAGAGAAGGCTATCCCTATATTACCCAGATACTAGAATAGGTGGTATGGGAAGGATCCGATACAACGATCCAAATTTTGGAATCAGAGGAAGCAAGGATCTGATACAGTATGGGTGTTCAATAGTTCTTTACTTTTTTTCTATAATTTTACTATGAGGGATATATTTGTATTATCTACAAAAATaagaggttaggatcatccaatcaatctgatataagagatatgctccatccttAGTAGGGCCAATCATTTGGATTATGCTACACATTCTCCACATCTATAATCGAAGTATGCATGTGTTCGAGTGTATCAAATAACTTGATGTGTACATGTTGAAGGTTTGTTTTGTAGTTAGGCCCGATTTATTGGTAAGAACATTTGCTGTAATAAATATAATAACCTTTCCTCTTCACTCTGATGCTGGATGAGATGCACAAATTGGATGGCATTGCACCATTCAGTAATTAGTAGCATTATACTAGTCAGGTACCAATCATTAAACTTTGTATGAGTGTAGCATCATGACATGCGTGTATTGAGCATCACCCAATGGATTTTGAGGGATTGCTCAGCAAGAGTATCTGTTTATGCAGATAAACTTTAAATTTTCATTCAATCTTTCACAAGAGTCTtttacatgtatatataatatactctTCCTGAAACAAAATAAGTCCTAATCTATTCATTAATTATGATCCCAACCATCAAGTTCCGTacgtaatgcaggggcattttcacaccaggctcgagtggggtcgcctgtgggatttaggggcacactcgggatgggcggGGCCCataggggaggtctcgtgttcgagactcctcaccgggggtgattaatgcgtatttcacactgggctcgagtggggtaacctgtgggatgcggggatacactcggggtgggtggcctgtgtgaggcggtacccatgtgattcggggcccacgaggggggttcggtcgaggtcctaacccatgagatgtggggcctgggctatgagataaatagattaattcgccatgctttaacaattcgagtttttagagcaagtggttaattgtcctgtatcaaattggtatcagagcgggaggtctcgtgttcgagactcctcaccggaggtgattaatgcaggggcattttcacaccgggctcaagtggggttgcttgtgggacgtaggggcacactcggggtaggcagggcccacaggggaggtctcgtgttcgagactcctcatcgggggtgattaatgcgtatttcaaaccaggctcgagtggggtagcttgtgggatacggggacacacttggggtgggtggcccgtgtaaggcggtacccatgtggtttggggcccacgaggggggttcgaccgaggtcctaacccatgagatgtggggcttgggctacgagataaagggattaattcgccatgctctaatagtttgagcttttagagcaagtggttaattgtcttgtatCAGTACGATATTAAAAATGACTACAATATTCCTAAATCCCATCATTGACACACGCGCCCTCTGTGAATGGGTCATACTCACTCAAAAAATCTCAATCCATGTCAGAAATGCACGATTTTAGGTTCATTTGAATGCTAACTCAGGGCCTTCAAAGTTCAAACGTAACCAATTTCCTGTCATTTAGATATCTTGGTGCGAGAAATGCAGTCCGCAACACGGAAAATAATAAACAGAAACTTATCGAGCAGGCCCTAGCTCTAACTTTAACAACTaattaaataataaacttacaAAAGAACTCAAAGACTAAACCTATGGACTGGTAGTTCCACAGTTTGACTACATGTGCGGTCTCCACTAACTGATCAATTGCTCATGTTGGACCACATAACTGTCCGAgcaagatgtgggccccactcttgGGTTTGCATCACTCCCTCCCGCATTGGAAGAACTCAGCTTTGAGTGATTTCCATACACATCCATCGGCATGGCCCACCTTATTATATTGTTTTATTGTCAGCTTCAGCCAGAGTTGCTGATGTAGGCCCTTTGTATCAGCATGAATCCTTCCTAATCCCAATCGATCGTCTGTCATCACTCTTGTGGCCTTCTCATGGGCCTCAGATTGTCATTCTATCTTGCGATTCTTCATTGATCTTGGAACTGTTTTCTTGATTCCGTGCATTAGGTGTGTTACATGCTTTGATAGACACTCCATCaagatatttttttctttctaatttggTTGTAAACTTGTTTTGTCAATGCAGCTATAGGTTGGTTTCTCGATTTGTCCTCTGACCTATCTGTAGATCCCTCCACTGAACCCTCTtctgatccaatcatcaatttatcTACTGATCCATCCAATAAATCTTCAGTGAATCCTGCTGTTGCTTCATGCATTGATTCATCTAATCTAACTGCGAGTCCATTTGAAGATTCATCCATGATCCATCAACGCctcttttggtttaggttttggtttttattGTATTTTCTTCTTGACGCTTCACGTGGCATCTAAATCTTTGCGGGCATTGACGAACATGTTTCTAGCCCTAAGTATCTTGTCTGCATCATGGAGGGCATTTCAATTCTGTACCTACTGTTTGGCTAACAAGAAGCTGGGCTGTTTCAAGGATTCTTGGTGCAGAATTTTCCGTCTTGCATTTGCCATCTGCAGTTCGCTGATGATACACTCCTTTTTTGTGAAGTGGAAGATCATATGATAGATTTTATGAGTATTTCTATTTGCCGGTTTGAGGTAATCTATGGTTTAAAGGTTGACAAGTTGAAGTGTGAACTCTTTGGGATTCACCTCTTGTCGGAGAACACCTCTTGTCTGGCAAATCTTTTTGGTTGTAAAGTAGGATCTCTCCACTTCCTATATTGGTCTTCCTCTGTGCGTGGGTAAGCCTCTGTTACACTTTTGGGACAGAATTTTAGAGAGGCTGGAAAGAAAGCTCTCTGCTTGGAAGTGCAAACTTTTATCTCTTGGAGGTAGATTAATGC
This region includes:
- the LOC131223248 gene encoding uncharacterized protein LOC131223248 isoform X2 translates to MRFRKGNKVEVFNRRDVPSGSWWCAEIISGNGHNYIVRYDRSPSGSSDGTLERVSRKAMRPCPPLVSGPEIWVCGDVVEVFDNYSWKIAEVLKVVSKGRYYFVRLLGSSQEFKVLKSDVRVRQSWVDNQWVVIGKDSRNCEHGKTNNQSPGADSQKQSCQVLLPDVKWKARVGDDHLQNENNIGSQKKRSNICSSHVEAHAGPRQKIRAIGKEGSCQRLVLEHPSPFLEKVDAVASPRTMLGEKYMHASFNNRTIGFSEIYIERGKTTADDRCYTPRSLESHDAENIACSVASCGLKLEAFTPCFQRPQDDGGVADGTTLLYDKVKIDDLKNDDSRVPSCILSCSEDLQVGRIQNVLGAMHWRRWNWIFLTMAGGRRLGPSNCKCSIRSDPFLTFVVAHFVAVAVCIENLLPVCLAVRIPSHQQYSMCACICSVTLKC
- the LOC131223248 gene encoding uncharacterized protein LOC131223248 isoform X5: MRFRKGNKVEVFNRRDVPSGSWWCAEIISGNGHNYIVRYDRSPSGSSDGTLERVSRKAMRPCPPLVSGPEIWVCGDVVEVFDNYSWKIAEVLKVVSKGRYYFVRLLGSSQEFKVLKSDVRVRQSWVDNQWVVIGKDSRNCEHGKTNNQSPGADSQKQSCQVLLPDVKWKARVGDDHLQNENNIGSQKKRSNICSSHVEAHAGPRQKIRAIGKEGSCQRLVLEHPSPFLEKVDAVASPRTMLGEKYMHASFNNRTIGFSEIYIERGKTTADDRCYTPRSLESHDAENIACSVASCGLKLEAFTPCFQRPQDDGGASCEPVMHVGLNTVKTEPCQGSSVGLICRCLKGGVADGTTLLYDKVKIDDLKNDDSRVPSCILSCSEDLQVGRIQNVLGAMHWRRWNWIFLTM
- the LOC131223248 gene encoding uncharacterized protein LOC131223248 isoform X6, whose product is MRFRKGNKVEVFNRRDVPSGSWWCAEIISGNGHNYIVRYDRSPSGSSDGTLERVSRKAMRPCPPLVSGPEIWVCGDVVEVFDNYSWKIAEVLKVVSKGRYYFVRLLGSSQEFKVLKSDVRVRQSWVDNQWVVIGKDSRNCEHGKTNNQSPGADSQKQSCQVLLPDVKWKARVGDDHLQNENNIGSQKKRSNICSSHVEAHAGPRQKIRAIGKEGSCQRLVLEHPSPFLEKVDAVASPRTMLGEKYMHASFNNRTIGFSEIYIERGKTTADDRCYTPRSLESHDAENIACSVASCGLKLEAFTPCFQRPQDDGGASCEPVMHVGLNTVKTEPCQGSSVGLICRCLKGGVADGTTLLYDKVKIDDLKNDDSRVPSCILS
- the LOC131223248 gene encoding uncharacterized protein LOC131223248 isoform X1, which translates into the protein MRFRKGNKVEVFNRRDVPSGSWWCAEIISGNGHNYIVRYDRSPSGSSDGTLERVSRKAMRPCPPLVSGPEIWVCGDVVEVFDNYSWKIAEVLKVVSKGRYYFVRLLGSSQEFKVLKSDVRVRQSWVDNQWVVIGKDSRNCEHGKTNNQSPGADSQKQSCQVLLPDVKWKARVGDDHLQNENNIGSQKKRSNICSSHVEAHAGPRQKIRAIGKEGSCQRLVLEHPSPFLEKVDAVASPRTMLGEKYMHASFNNRTIGFSEIYIERGKTTADDRCYTPRSLESHDAENIACSVASCGLKLEAFTPCFQRPQDDGGASCEPVMHVGLNTVKTEPCQGSSVGLICRCLKGGVADGTTLLYDKVKIDDLKNDDSRVPSCILSCSEDLQVGRIQNVLGAMHWRRWNWIFLTMAGGRRLGPSNCKCSIRSDPFLTFVVAHFVAVAVCIENLLPVCLAVRIPSHQQYSMCACICSVTLKC
- the LOC131223248 gene encoding uncharacterized protein LOC131223248 isoform X4, yielding MRFRKGNKVEVFNRRDVPSGSWWCAEIISGNGHNYIVRYDRSPSGSSDGTLERVSRKAMRPCPPLVSGPEIWVCGDVVEVFDNYSWKIAEVLKVVSKGRYYFVRLLGSSQEFKVLKSDVRVRQSWVDNQWVVIGKDSRNCEHGKTNNQSPGADSQKQSCQVLLPDVKWKARVGDDHLQNENNIGSQKKRSNICSSHVEAHAGPRQKIRAIGKEGSCQRLVLEHPSPFLEKVDAVASPRTMLGEKYMHASFNNRTIGFSEIYIERGKTTADDRCYTPRSLESHDAENIACSVASCGGVADGTTLLYDKVKIDDLKNDDSRVPSCILSCSEDLQVGRIQNVLGAMHWRRWNWIFLTMAGGRRLGPSNCKCSIRSDPFLTFVVAHFVAVAVCIENLLPVCLAVRIPSHQQYSMCACICSVTLKC
- the LOC131223248 gene encoding uncharacterized protein LOC131223248 isoform X3; this translates as MRFRKGNKVEVFNRRDVPSGSWWCAEIISGNGHNYIVRYDRSPSGSSDGTLERVSRKAMRPCPPLVSGPEIWVCGDVVEVFDNYSWKIAEVLKVVSKGRYYFVRLLGSSQEFKVLKSDVRVRQSWVDNQWVVIGKDSRNCEHGKTNNQSPGADSQKQSCQVLLPDVKWKARVGDDHLQNENNIGSQKKRSNICSSHVEAHAGPRQKIRAIGKEGSCQRLVLEHPSPFLEKVDAVASPRTMLGEKYMHASFNNRTIGFSEIYIERGKTTADDRCYTPRSLESHDAENIACSVASCGLKLEAFTPCFQRPQDDGGASCEPVMHVGLNTVKTEPCQGSSVGLICRCLKGGVADGTTLLYDKVKIDDLKNDDSRVPSCILSCSEDLQVGRIQNVLGAMHWRRWNWIFLTMLQYASRTCCLFVWRFAYLLINSIVCVRAYVL